One Cytophagales bacterium DNA window includes the following coding sequences:
- a CDS encoding arylesterase: protein MKNSILVAILFCLVMACGAPEQKSQESTQTSVQDEVTPEVVTNDKIILFFGNSITAGYQLAVEQAFPAIIQKRLDSLDYDYRVVNAGLSGETTAGGKSRIDWVLRTVPDIFVLELGANDGLRGLPLVETPKNLQSIIDAVKEANPDVQVIIAGMMVPPNLGQTYTSGFAEIFPKVAADNDATLIPFLLDGVAGNPDLNLDDGIHPTPQGHKIVAETVWQYLSPLLEKDPA from the coding sequence ATGAAAAACTCAATTTTAGTAGCGATCTTATTTTGCTTGGTGATGGCTTGTGGTGCCCCCGAACAAAAGAGCCAGGAATCCACACAAACCTCAGTACAAGACGAAGTTACCCCCGAGGTTGTTACAAATGACAAGATCATTTTGTTTTTCGGTAACAGTATTACAGCAGGATATCAATTAGCCGTGGAGCAAGCTTTTCCAGCGATCATTCAAAAAAGATTGGATTCTCTGGACTATGATTATCGTGTCGTGAATGCCGGACTAAGTGGAGAAACTACCGCTGGTGGCAAGAGTCGCATCGATTGGGTACTAAGAACGGTGCCAGATATTTTCGTTTTGGAGTTGGGAGCCAATGACGGTCTACGGGGATTGCCACTGGTAGAAACACCCAAAAACCTGCAGAGCATCATTGATGCGGTTAAGGAAGCCAATCCCGACGTGCAGGTCATTATTGCCGGAATGATGGTGCCTCCGAATTTGGGCCAAACCTATACTTCAGGGTTCGCGGAAATTTTCCCAAAAGTGGCAGCAGATAATGATGCAACCTTAATCCCTTTCTTATTGGATGGTGTGGCTGGTAATCCGGATTTGAACCTGGATGATGGCATTCACCCAACCCCTCAAGGTCATAAAATTGTTGCTGAAACAGTTTGGCAATATTTGAGTCCGTTGCTGGAAAAAGATCCTGCATAG
- a CDS encoding ABC transporter ATP-binding protein, with product MSYILEIDSVSKTYKNGAKEIKVLDNIQFAVPAKETLSIVGPSGSGKTTLLGLCAGLDRVTEGRISLNGILLNELNEDQMAQVRNEQVGFIFQNFQLIPTLTALENVMVPLELRGVSSAGKVAKDLLGRVGLGDRKEHYPSQLSGGEQQRVAIARAFSNNPAILFADEPTGNLDEDTSQKIEELLFEINREQGTTLVVVTHDLQLAKKTHQIVKLRGGKVVQPESVMA from the coding sequence ATGTCGTATATCCTGGAAATTGACTCGGTTTCGAAAACGTATAAGAATGGTGCCAAAGAAATAAAAGTGCTGGATAACATCCAATTTGCCGTTCCGGCGAAAGAAACCCTGTCCATTGTAGGCCCATCGGGCAGTGGAAAAACCACTTTATTGGGCCTCTGCGCGGGCCTGGACCGTGTGACCGAAGGAAGAATTTCTCTGAATGGCATCTTGCTGAATGAACTCAATGAGGACCAGATGGCCCAGGTTCGAAACGAGCAAGTAGGCTTTATTTTCCAAAACTTTCAGTTGATTCCAACCCTGACAGCTCTTGAAAATGTAATGGTCCCGTTAGAATTGCGAGGTGTAAGTTCGGCCGGAAAAGTAGCGAAGGATCTTCTTGGGCGAGTTGGTCTTGGTGACCGTAAAGAGCATTACCCTTCTCAATTATCGGGAGGTGAGCAGCAGCGAGTGGCGATTGCGAGGGCCTTTTCCAATAATCCGGCCATCCTGTTTGCCGATGAGCCTACTGGAAACCTGGATGAAGACACCAGCCAAAAAATCGAAGAATTGCTGTTTGAAATCAATCGTGAACAAGGAACAACGCTTGTTGTTGTGACGCACGACCTGCAACTGGCTAAAAAAACGCATCAGATTGTAAAGTTGCGTGGAGGTAAAGTGGTGCAACCAGAAAGCGTAATGGCCTAA
- a CDS encoding FtsX-like permease family protein, whose protein sequence is MDKQITYQKKKYSRSWPWRMAWRDSRKSRGKLFLFIASISLGIAAMVGITSFRENLLDEIDDQAKALIGADVAVSSNQPLPEDRYYRFKDITMDDSKELYFTSMVYFPRTDGTRLTQVRALEGKYPYYGEIETEPVEAARKFKEGKYAIVDEKLMIQYNVEHGDSVMVGTQGFEIIGTIKQIPGQTNISGTIAPVVYIPHRYVESTGLLQKGSRINHVTYFQFHPDIDTTNIWQELVDQTESKGYDVETIEERKEQTGQSFSNLSNFLELVAFTALLLGCLGVASSIYVYMKSKVQSVAVLRCLGMKASQAISIYLIQVTGFGVIGAALGSLLGMGIHLYLPVIVSDFLPVELNPVPYWPAFFIGILLGIVISLLFGLLSLIGLRNISPLSAIRSGFDQGKFQFDKLLIPIGGGIALFIFLSIYWQIQSAIDALVFSGILIGTILVLFGLGKLMSWMTRKMVPASLPYVWRQGFSNLYRPNNQTVILITTLGLGTAFLATLYFMQDLLVERVSIAEQGSRPNTILFDIQSSQKDEIRELTENYDLPVMQEVPIVTMRLLEINGYDKDEAWNDTTVAIPDWAYNREYRVTYRDSLIDSETLVEGEWIGQVENPSDSIFISISKGFAENLELKLGDEMLFNVQGALIKTYVGNFREVDWTRVQTNFLVLFPAGVLEKAPQFHVLVTRIDKSDLSARYQQAVVRSYPNVSIIDLELILKTLEEILSQVAFVIRFMAFFSIGTGLIVMISSIILSKFQRVKENVLLRTLGASKSQLWKITVAEYLFLGSLGAISGIFLAALFSTLLGRFVFEFTFVPNFGQIGLIFLAVAGISVTVGLLNSRDVVRQSPLEVLRREG, encoded by the coding sequence TTGGACAAGCAGATTACCTATCAAAAGAAGAAATACAGCCGTTCGTGGCCCTGGCGAATGGCATGGAGAGACAGCCGCAAAAGCCGTGGCAAGTTGTTTTTATTCATTGCATCCATATCGCTGGGAATTGCTGCAATGGTTGGTATTACTTCCTTCCGGGAAAACTTACTCGACGAAATTGACGACCAGGCCAAAGCCCTGATAGGGGCTGATGTGGCAGTTAGCAGTAATCAGCCATTACCCGAGGATCGCTATTATCGGTTCAAAGACATCACCATGGACGATTCGAAAGAATTGTATTTCACTTCCATGGTGTATTTTCCTAGAACGGATGGTACACGATTGACGCAAGTCCGCGCACTGGAAGGAAAGTATCCTTACTATGGGGAGATAGAAACCGAACCTGTAGAAGCGGCTCGAAAATTCAAGGAAGGCAAATACGCCATTGTCGATGAGAAACTGATGATCCAATACAATGTGGAGCACGGTGATTCGGTGATGGTGGGCACACAAGGTTTCGAGATCATCGGGACCATCAAGCAGATTCCTGGTCAAACGAATATTTCCGGGACGATTGCACCAGTAGTGTACATCCCTCATCGATACGTGGAGTCAACAGGCTTGCTGCAGAAAGGCAGTCGGATCAATCATGTGACTTATTTCCAATTCCATCCGGATATCGACACGACCAACATCTGGCAGGAATTGGTGGATCAGACCGAAAGCAAAGGTTACGATGTAGAAACCATTGAAGAACGGAAAGAACAAACGGGTCAGTCCTTCAGCAATCTGTCCAATTTTCTGGAGCTCGTGGCTTTTACAGCGCTACTCCTGGGGTGTCTGGGTGTAGCCAGCTCGATCTATGTCTATATGAAGAGCAAAGTACAATCGGTGGCGGTGCTCAGATGTTTAGGCATGAAAGCCAGTCAGGCCATCAGCATTTATTTGATCCAGGTAACTGGTTTTGGCGTGATTGGAGCAGCCTTAGGAAGTTTACTGGGCATGGGTATTCATCTGTATTTACCGGTAATTGTCTCAGATTTCTTGCCGGTAGAACTGAATCCCGTTCCGTATTGGCCAGCATTTTTCATTGGCATTCTGCTTGGCATCGTCATTTCGCTGCTTTTTGGCCTGTTGTCTTTGATCGGTTTGCGCAACATCAGCCCACTTTCGGCCATCCGAAGTGGTTTTGATCAAGGGAAGTTTCAATTTGATAAGCTTCTGATCCCTATTGGCGGAGGCATTGCGTTGTTTATATTCCTGTCCATTTATTGGCAGATCCAGTCGGCCATCGATGCTTTGGTTTTCTCAGGCATTCTTATCGGCACTATATTGGTCTTGTTCGGTTTGGGTAAGTTGATGAGTTGGATGACCAGAAAGATGGTGCCTGCTAGTTTACCTTATGTTTGGAGACAAGGATTTTCCAATTTGTACCGTCCGAACAATCAAACGGTGATTTTGATCACCACACTAGGCTTAGGAACGGCGTTTCTGGCCACACTTTATTTCATGCAAGACCTGCTAGTGGAGCGAGTATCCATCGCAGAACAAGGTTCGCGACCGAATACGATTCTTTTCGATATCCAGTCCAGCCAAAAAGATGAAATCCGTGAACTCACCGAAAACTATGACCTTCCGGTGATGCAAGAAGTGCCAATTGTCACCATGCGTTTGCTGGAAATCAATGGTTATGACAAAGACGAAGCCTGGAATGATACGACAGTAGCCATACCCGACTGGGCTTATAATCGAGAGTATCGTGTGACGTATCGGGATTCACTAATCGATAGTGAGACGCTCGTGGAAGGGGAATGGATCGGTCAGGTAGAAAACCCGAGTGATTCCATTTTTATCAGTATTTCAAAAGGTTTTGCCGAAAATCTGGAATTGAAGCTCGGTGATGAAATGCTTTTCAATGTGCAAGGCGCATTGATCAAAACGTATGTTGGCAACTTCCGCGAAGTAGACTGGACCCGCGTACAGACGAACTTCCTGGTATTATTTCCCGCAGGAGTACTGGAGAAGGCACCCCAATTCCATGTGCTGGTGACTCGTATTGATAAAAGTGATCTCTCCGCTCGCTATCAGCAAGCAGTGGTTCGGAGCTATCCAAATGTGTCTATCATCGACCTGGAACTTATCCTGAAAACATTGGAAGAGATCCTGAGTCAGGTCGCATTTGTGATTCGCTTCATGGCCTTTTTCAGTATTGGTACCGGTTTGATTGTCATGATCAGCTCCATTATCCTAAGCAAATTCCAGCGGGTAAAAGAAAACGTACTTTTGCGAACGTTGGGGGCATCTAAAAGTCAGCTCTGGAAAATCACCGTAGCAGAATACCTGTTTTTAGGAAGTCTCGGGGCCATCAGTGGTATTTTCCTGGCCGCCTTGTTTTCTACCCTACTCGGCAGGTTTGTCTTTGAATTCACTTTCGTCCCCAATTTTGGGCAGATCGGCTTGATTTTCCTGGCTGTGGCTGGCATCAGTGTTACAGTCGGGCTTTTGAACAGTAGAGATGTGGTTCGTCAATCTCCTTTGGAGGTGTTGAGAAGAGAAGGTTAA
- a CDS encoding RNA polymerase sigma factor, which translates to MEKKEFIQFLEVNKWILFKVINTYCKDPEDRKDLEQEILIQLWKSLKTYDSRSKLSTWVYRVAMNVAISFYRSNQRRTKDTYSIESTVFHLVNPEETLTEERQHLKSFIDQLDPFKKEILILYLEEVSYKDISEIVGITESNVGTKISRIKKELKEYFVKLNQENHGIG; encoded by the coding sequence ATGGAGAAAAAAGAATTCATTCAGTTTTTAGAGGTCAACAAATGGATTCTGTTCAAAGTAATCAATACGTATTGTAAAGACCCTGAGGACCGCAAAGACCTGGAGCAGGAGATATTGATCCAATTGTGGAAATCACTGAAAACGTATGATTCGAGATCCAAGCTTTCTACCTGGGTTTATCGGGTAGCAATGAATGTTGCCATTTCATTTTACAGATCAAATCAACGAAGAACGAAGGATACGTATTCCATCGAGTCGACTGTTTTTCATTTGGTCAATCCTGAAGAAACCCTTACAGAAGAACGTCAGCATTTAAAATCATTCATCGATCAGCTGGACCCCTTCAAAAAAGAGATCCTCATCCTTTATCTGGAAGAGGTTAGCTACAAAGACATTTCGGAAATCGTTGGGATTACGGAAAGCAACGTGGGGACCAAGATCAGTCGGATCAAAAAAGAGTTAAAGGAATATTTTGTTAAACTAAATCAAGAGAATCATGGAATTGGATGA
- a CDS encoding family 16 glycosylhydrolase: MMNYRSKLLFLLLGSCLMWASCSTDDDPGTGRAITEYDGFTLVWSDEFDGTSLDRSIWTFETGDGTGFGLPVGWGNSELQLYTENSENVSIQQDGDASVLAITAQQNGTDYSSTKITTRGLRSVRFGKVEARIKMPTGQGIWPAFWMLGDNFQDPIDWPGSGEIDIVEMLGHDTDQIYSTVHFTNSEQDLESIQGELNASGSTFDDAYHLYTLDWTPETMTFYVDGNLVREISIRDDMKEFQRSFYLILNVAVGGNWPGNPDATTAFPTSMLVDFVRVYQWNDLMAEDPPVLDIEEETLGQFVDDGLAIHAVQDGFDGFGQLEITSFGGGGEPEVTESTDAIEGNSSLQFAYPGTNWGGAFFEMAGQDMSGYSNGHLNFSLKYPEEFRDAEVKLESAEQSSAAAVFLVNYTPEENDGWMVYKIPMADFQGLDLSNLSIVFALWNPTNQLDAFLNGNILVDNLYFSED; the protein is encoded by the coding sequence ATGATGAATTACAGATCGAAGTTACTTTTTCTGCTTTTAGGAAGTTGTTTGATGTGGGCCTCCTGTAGTACCGATGATGATCCGGGAACAGGCCGAGCGATTACCGAATACGATGGATTTACATTGGTTTGGAGTGATGAATTTGACGGAACTTCTCTGGATCGCAGTATCTGGACTTTCGAAACAGGCGACGGCACAGGTTTCGGGTTGCCGGTGGGATGGGGCAATAGCGAATTGCAGCTTTATACAGAAAACTCAGAAAATGTATCCATACAGCAGGATGGAGATGCCAGTGTTTTGGCGATAACCGCACAACAAAACGGAACCGATTATTCCTCCACGAAAATTACAACACGAGGATTGCGTAGCGTCCGTTTTGGGAAAGTAGAAGCGAGGATCAAAATGCCTACCGGACAAGGAATTTGGCCTGCCTTTTGGATGTTGGGAGATAATTTTCAAGATCCCATCGATTGGCCGGGTTCAGGGGAGATTGATATTGTGGAGATGCTTGGGCATGATACGGACCAGATCTACAGCACGGTCCATTTCACCAATTCCGAACAAGATTTGGAATCCATTCAGGGAGAACTCAATGCCTCGGGATCCACTTTTGATGATGCCTATCATCTCTATACGTTGGATTGGACACCTGAAACCATGACATTCTATGTAGATGGCAATCTGGTCCGTGAGATCAGTATCAGAGATGATATGAAAGAGTTTCAGCGAAGTTTTTACCTCATCCTGAATGTGGCTGTAGGTGGCAATTGGCCAGGAAATCCTGACGCAACCACTGCCTTCCCTACAAGTATGTTGGTAGATTTTGTTCGCGTATACCAATGGAATGACTTGATGGCTGAAGATCCCCCCGTTTTGGATATTGAAGAAGAAACCTTAGGTCAATTTGTCGATGACGGACTCGCGATTCATGCTGTTCAGGATGGTTTTGATGGCTTCGGCCAATTGGAGATCACCTCTTTTGGTGGTGGCGGAGAACCGGAAGTCACAGAATCTACTGATGCAATCGAAGGTAATTCCAGTCTGCAGTTTGCTTACCCTGGTACCAATTGGGGTGGTGCATTCTTTGAAATGGCAGGACAAGACATGTCTGGTTACAGCAATGGACACCTCAACTTCTCCTTGAAATATCCAGAAGAGTTTAGAGATGCCGAAGTGAAACTGGAAAGTGCGGAACAAAGCTCAGCCGCAGCTGTCTTCCTGGTAAACTACACACCCGAGGAAAATGACGGATGGATGGTGTACAAGATCCCGATGGCCGACTTCCAGGGTCTGGATTTGAGCAACTTGAGCATCGTCTTTGCTTTGTGGAACCCGACCAATCAACTGGATGCTTTCCTCAATGGCAACATTTTGGTGGATAACCTGTATTTCTCAGAGGATTAG
- a CDS encoding WG repeat-containing protein, translated as MKNHDLRTSNWKRWLSFLLILCGFWYANAKDLKKIFRALEKEDLPKALELISESLSEEPVNPGARYVLAGLLATDSLTLFDLDSARITVWQALEDYEQASEDELEDLEKNRVSIQNIQDLDTRIRDKHYARAMDTHTIVAFEAYMGWYAADPRNPNLVKLRDSLVWKEVKPQYTSTAYQQFFLKYPQSYYSPEARFGYDSLLYLENTRSDKLSDYVDFLKDQPETPYRDRAEKIIFERMTASNIAQDYERYFKGYPNSKQIRKAVNIWYHLNANPDLSGIAFRDSLQRVSTAIKRLTVPIYEDGEYRFMTSSGAMMDLSFAEINRDYFCGDIQTDFFFGGNDQQEIYNRSGNLMYTGSFDLVEDLGLGVLLLEGDQGKQLIHKSGFEIWDGLEDAAAIGDQWLRIKVNGKYGLISNTGYPITLFKYDDIYRDGVFWVFEKGESLAVYTTEKIMTQLQDDALELEFKFDDIEVVEDSLLIGFRGDWECLMNEQLSFMIPWGDYEVTPGTPFHYARTTDGYRFSQLQANSPRGLLTDLLENEVWIGVEQDSLWTLYNKNSLDAPKSGLDTLYLAGDFTAVYRDDSARMQVLFPNGIQTELTENQQVVAVSPLQNEELADYITILDEEETSLWNKAGALLFSGKYEEIKPLDDSLFITKQRGKLGMINGKGEELIAFQYDAMQESDGLIFLLSKGKIGAYDIQDSTLILPRYESKLERFGPYYITRAKGKYGIIDESEDEIVDFDYDQIRYWNDSTAWVKDEADWSLMNLNDGSFLIDTVSNFEMIVGREDLQIATFYGERGYGLASSRNGELLPPKFNEIRNLGNQEDPLFTAEVYSPETGFYILLYLNEKGEKLGSYAFRVQEYEKIYCED; from the coding sequence ATGAAAAACCACGATTTAAGGACATCCAATTGGAAAAGATGGCTCAGCTTCTTGTTGATCCTTTGTGGGTTTTGGTATGCAAACGCCAAGGATCTGAAAAAAATCTTCAGGGCATTGGAAAAAGAAGATCTCCCTAAGGCACTGGAACTCATTTCGGAATCACTCTCCGAAGAACCTGTAAATCCTGGTGCCAGATATGTCCTCGCCGGATTATTGGCCACTGATTCTTTGACTTTATTCGATTTGGACTCGGCCCGCATTACGGTCTGGCAAGCGCTCGAAGATTACGAACAGGCCAGTGAGGATGAATTGGAGGACCTTGAAAAGAACAGGGTCAGTATTCAGAACATTCAGGATCTGGACACAAGGATCCGTGATAAGCACTATGCCAGAGCCATGGATACGCATACCATTGTTGCTTTTGAAGCATACATGGGTTGGTATGCCGCTGACCCCCGGAATCCGAATTTGGTGAAACTCCGCGATAGCCTGGTCTGGAAAGAGGTAAAACCGCAATATACTTCTACGGCCTATCAGCAATTCTTTCTTAAATACCCGCAATCCTATTACTCGCCTGAGGCGCGTTTTGGCTATGATTCCTTGTTGTATCTTGAGAATACTCGTTCCGACAAGCTTTCTGATTACGTAGACTTTTTGAAAGATCAACCGGAGACACCTTACCGTGACCGGGCTGAGAAGATCATATTCGAAAGAATGACGGCTTCCAATATTGCTCAGGATTATGAACGCTACTTCAAAGGATACCCTAACTCCAAACAAATTCGAAAAGCTGTCAACATTTGGTATCACCTGAATGCTAACCCTGATTTGTCAGGAATTGCCTTTCGTGATTCTTTGCAACGGGTAAGCACTGCCATTAAGAGGTTAACCGTGCCCATTTATGAAGATGGAGAATATCGCTTCATGACAAGTTCCGGTGCAATGATGGATTTGTCATTTGCGGAAATCAATCGAGATTATTTCTGCGGAGACATACAGACAGACTTTTTCTTCGGTGGCAATGACCAACAAGAGATCTATAACCGTTCTGGTAACCTTATGTACACCGGATCTTTTGATCTGGTTGAAGACCTGGGATTGGGTGTGTTGTTATTAGAAGGTGATCAGGGTAAGCAGTTGATCCACAAATCAGGTTTTGAAATATGGGATGGGTTGGAAGATGCGGCGGCCATCGGCGACCAATGGCTGAGGATCAAAGTGAACGGGAAATATGGACTGATCTCCAATACCGGATATCCAATTACCTTATTCAAATACGATGACATCTATCGAGATGGGGTATTCTGGGTTTTTGAAAAAGGAGAAAGCCTTGCAGTCTATACGACTGAAAAGATCATGACTCAATTGCAGGACGATGCGCTGGAACTTGAATTCAAGTTTGATGACATTGAAGTCGTCGAAGATTCCTTACTGATCGGATTTCGAGGTGACTGGGAATGCCTGATGAATGAGCAATTGAGTTTTATGATCCCCTGGGGTGACTATGAAGTAACACCGGGTACGCCGTTCCATTACGCAAGAACAACCGATGGTTATCGTTTCAGCCAACTACAAGCTAACAGCCCAAGGGGGTTACTTACTGATTTGTTGGAAAATGAAGTATGGATCGGTGTGGAACAAGATTCTTTGTGGACCCTGTACAATAAAAATAGCCTGGATGCTCCAAAATCAGGATTGGACACCTTGTATTTGGCGGGTGATTTTACGGCGGTTTACCGGGACGACAGTGCCAGAATGCAGGTATTGTTTCCAAATGGAATTCAAACGGAATTGACGGAGAACCAGCAGGTAGTTGCGGTTTCGCCATTACAAAATGAAGAATTAGCGGACTACATCACCATTTTGGATGAGGAAGAAACCAGCTTATGGAACAAAGCCGGAGCATTGCTGTTCTCCGGGAAGTACGAAGAAATCAAACCACTGGACGATTCGCTTTTTATCACGAAACAAAGAGGTAAACTGGGAATGATCAATGGAAAAGGTGAAGAGTTAATCGCATTTCAGTACGATGCGATGCAGGAATCAGACGGGTTGATCTTTCTGTTGTCGAAAGGAAAAATCGGAGCATACGACATACAGGACAGTACCTTGATCTTGCCACGTTATGAATCCAAACTGGAGCGCTTTGGCCCCTATTACATCACCCGAGCCAAAGGCAAGTACGGAATCATTGATGAAAGTGAAGATGAGATCGTGGATTTCGACTATGACCAGATCCGTTATTGGAATGATTCCACGGCCTGGGTTAAAGATGAAGCGGATTGGAGTTTGATGAATCTCAATGATGGGTCATTTCTGATCGATACCGTATCCAACTTTGAAATGATCGTAGGCCGGGAAGACCTGCAAATTGCCACCTTCTACGGCGAGCGGGGTTATGGCCTGGCCAGCAGCCGAAACGGTGAATTACTTCCCCCGAAATTCAACGAGATCCGGAACCTCGGTAATCAGGAAGATCCTCTATTCACAGCTGAAGTATACAGTCCCGAAACCGGATTCTACATCCTGCTCTACCTCAACGAAAAGGGTGAAAAGCTCGGTTCCTATGCTTTCCGCGTACAGGAATATGAGAAGATCTATTGTGAAGATTGA
- a CDS encoding DUF4212 domain-containing protein, whose product MSKNLENYWKRNLKYLGILLVVWFVVSYGCGILFADALNSFMLGGFPLGFWFAQQGAIYVFVVLIFIYVYLMNKLDKEFDVDEE is encoded by the coding sequence ATGTCTAAAAATCTTGAAAACTACTGGAAACGTAACCTCAAGTACCTGGGGATCCTTCTGGTGGTCTGGTTTGTCGTCTCCTATGGTTGCGGCATTCTTTTCGCCGATGCACTTAACAGTTTCATGCTAGGTGGATTTCCACTGGGCTTCTGGTTTGCACAGCAAGGCGCCATTTATGTTTTTGTGGTCCTCATTTTTATCTATGTCTACTTGATGAATAAGCTGGACAAGGAATTTGACGTGGACGAGGAATAA
- a CDS encoding sodium:solute symporter family protein yields the protein MDPQIWTYIMVGGTFLIYIGVAVWARAGSTKEFYVAGGGVHPVANGMATAADWMSAASFLSMAGLISFMGYGGAQYLMGWTGGYVLLALLLAPYLRKFGKFTVPDFIGDRYYSKNARLVALLCALFVSFTYVVGQMKGVGVAFARFLEVPFEQGIFIGIGIVFFYAVLGGMKGITYTQVAQYCVLIFAFTVPAIFISMQMTGMPIPQLGFGGQLADGTYLLAKLDQISVDLGFQEYTSVNQDNMVNMFFITAALMLGTAGLPHVIVRFFTVPKVKDARVSAGWALLFIAILYTTAPAVAAFARTNLINTVSEKRYSEMPGWFSNWENTGLLTFDDKNKDGIITYVADPEVNELSIDRDIMVLANPEIANLPDWVVALVVAGGLAAALSTAAGLLLVISTSISHDLLKNYLKPDISEKGELRAARISIAVAVVCAGLAGLVQLGFVAQVVAFAFGLAASSFFPAIILGIFDKKMNREGAIAGMITGIVFTASYIWYFKPVLGGPGTPEGYWFGISPEGIGTLGMFFNLIVAFVVSRMTKETPAEIQELTESIRYPRGAGTATDH from the coding sequence ATGGATCCTCAGATTTGGACTTACATCATGGTAGGCGGTACTTTTTTGATCTACATCGGTGTAGCCGTTTGGGCCCGAGCTGGCTCGACGAAAGAGTTTTATGTTGCCGGAGGAGGTGTACACCCGGTTGCCAATGGAATGGCCACTGCTGCAGACTGGATGTCGGCTGCTTCTTTCCTCTCAATGGCTGGTTTGATCTCTTTTATGGGTTATGGCGGCGCGCAATATTTGATGGGTTGGACCGGGGGTTATGTATTGCTAGCCTTGTTGCTTGCACCCTATCTACGAAAGTTTGGGAAATTTACTGTACCTGATTTCATAGGAGATCGCTACTATTCGAAAAATGCGCGACTCGTCGCTTTGCTTTGTGCCCTCTTTGTCTCCTTCACCTATGTGGTAGGGCAGATGAAAGGTGTGGGTGTCGCCTTTGCACGATTCCTGGAAGTACCTTTTGAGCAAGGGATTTTCATCGGTATTGGGATCGTATTTTTCTATGCCGTACTTGGAGGGATGAAAGGGATTACTTACACGCAGGTTGCCCAATATTGTGTGTTGATCTTTGCCTTTACTGTTCCCGCTATCTTCATTTCCATGCAAATGACTGGCATGCCGATTCCACAACTAGGTTTTGGAGGCCAACTTGCTGATGGGACATACCTTTTAGCAAAGCTTGATCAGATCTCCGTAGATCTCGGCTTTCAGGAATATACTTCCGTCAATCAAGATAACATGGTGAACATGTTTTTTATCACTGCCGCATTGATGCTGGGAACTGCCGGACTTCCACACGTGATCGTAAGATTCTTTACCGTTCCTAAAGTCAAAGATGCTCGAGTATCAGCTGGCTGGGCCTTACTGTTTATTGCCATTCTTTATACCACCGCACCAGCTGTTGCGGCGTTTGCCCGAACGAATCTGATCAATACGGTATCAGAAAAACGGTATTCGGAAATGCCAGGATGGTTTTCCAATTGGGAGAATACTGGCTTATTAACGTTCGACGATAAGAACAAAGATGGAATTATCACTTATGTGGCAGATCCTGAAGTCAATGAACTTAGCATCGATCGAGATATCATGGTGCTGGCAAACCCTGAAATTGCCAATTTGCCTGATTGGGTAGTTGCTTTAGTAGTTGCGGGAGGTTTGGCAGCTGCACTTTCAACAGCGGCAGGTCTATTGTTGGTGATTTCTACTTCTATTTCTCACGATTTGCTGAAAAATTACCTAAAACCAGACATCAGTGAAAAAGGAGAATTGCGTGCAGCTCGTATTTCGATAGCAGTTGCCGTGGTATGCGCAGGACTGGCTGGGTTGGTTCAATTGGGTTTTGTGGCGCAGGTAGTGGCATTTGCCTTTGGTTTGGCAGCTTCTTCCTTCTTCCCAGCGATCATTCTCGGGATCTTTGATAAGAAAATGAATCGAGAAGGTGCCATCGCCGGAATGATCACTGGAATTGTGTTTACGGCCTCTTACATCTGGTATTTTAAGCCCGTGTTGGGTGGACCCGGTACACCGGAAGGCTATTGGTTCGGTATCTCACCGGAAGGAATAGGTACCCTGGGAATGTTCTTCAATTTGATCGTGGCGTTTGTCGTGTCAAGAATGACCAAAGAGACACCAGCGGAAATTCAGGAATTGACAGAAAGTATCAGATATCCACGAGGAGCAGGTACGGCAACTGACCACTAG